A genomic window from Solanum dulcamara chromosome 11, daSolDulc1.2, whole genome shotgun sequence includes:
- the LOC129872320 gene encoding NADPH-dependent diflavin oxidoreductase 1 isoform X1 — MEEKPKKLLILYASETGNAIDAAERLGREAERRGCPVLLLSVDDFDPSSLPDQEIVIFVVSTTGQGDNPDSIKVFWKFLLQRNLTQSWLSRVNYAVFGLGDSSYQKYNFVAKKLDKRLADLGATAVVERGLGDDQHPSGYEGALDPWMSTLWKALYQKEPKLFPKGPELMTSNMSLMDQPKVQITYHDVAEGTFNFSSIPDVKLLEMQIESTRFILPGKLSGKYSPECFLKMVKNDPLSKAGCGKDVRHFEFEAVSSTIEYEVGDVVHILPGQDAAAVDAFIKRCNLNPESYIRVQPKDNKENEQSHDLRNTLKVPVRLKTFVELAMDVASASPRRYFFEVMSYFATAEHEKERLQYFASPEGRDDLYDYNQRERRTVLEVLDDFPSVQMPFEWLVQLVPPLKTRAFSISSSHSAHPNQVHLTVSVVAWTTPYKRKRTGLCSPWLAELDPQKSVLIPAWFQKGSLPSPPPSLPLILVGPGTGCAPFRGFVEERALQSQSGPTAPILFFFGCRNEDNDFLYRDFWLFHSQKGGVLSEEKGGGFFAAFSRNQQQKVYVQHKMREASFKIWNLLTEGAAVYVAGSANKMPSDVLLAFEEIVSKEGGVPKDTAVRWLRALEKAGKYHVEAWS; from the exons ATGGAGGAGAAGCCAAAGAAGCTATTGATTTTATATGCATCTGAGACTGGTAATGCCATAGACGCCGCTGAGCGTCTTGGCCGTGAAGCTGAGCGCAGAGGATGCCCCGTCTTGTTGCTCTCTGTTGATGATTTTGACCCT AGTTCTCTACCGGACCAGGAAATTGTAATCTTTGTGGTCTCAACTACAGGTCAAGGGGACAACCCAGATTCTATTAAg GTGTTTTGGAAGTTTCTCTTGCAAAGGAATCTTACCCAGAGTTGGCTTAGTAGAGTCAACTATGCTGTGTTTGGTTTGGGTGATTCGAGCTACCAGAAATATAAT TTCGTTGCAAAGAAACTTGACAAAAGACTTGCAGATCTTGGTGCGACAGCAGTGGTGGAAAGAGGTCTGGGAGATGATCAGCACCCTTCAGG GTATGAAGGTGCTCTGGATCCTTGGATGTCCACCTTGTGGAAAGCATTATACCAAAAAGAACCAAAATTATTCCCTAAAGGTCCAGAATTAATGACTTCAAATATGAGTTTGATGGATCAACCTAAAGTACAGATTACATATCATGATGTTGCTGAAGGGACTTTTAACTTTTCATCCATCCCAG ATGTCAAGCTTCTTGAGATGCAGATTGAGAGCACACGCTTCATACTGCCAGGAAAACTTTCTGGAAAGTACAGCCCCGAGTGCTTCTTAAAAATG GTTAAAAATGATCCATTAAGTAAAGCTGGCTGTGGGAAAGATGTCCGCCATTTTGAATTTGAAGCTGTTTCATCT ACTATTGAGTATGAGGTTGGTGATGTTGTTCATATTCTTCCTGGCCAAGATGCTGCAGCTGTTGATGCTTTCATAAAGCGCTGTAATTTGAACCCTGAATCATATATCCGA GTTCAGCCTAAagataataaagaaaatgaacaaAGTCATGATTTGAGAAATACATTGAAGGTCCCTGTAAGATTGAAAACTTTTGTGGAACTGGCAATGGATGTTGCATCAGCTTCCCCAAGAAGATATTTCTTTGAG GTTATGAGTTATTTTGCCACTGCCGAACATGAGAAGGAGAGGCTTCAGTACTTTGCCTCACCAGAAGGAAGGGATGATCTTTATGACTACAATCAGAGGGAACGAAGAACTGTACTGGAG GTATTGGATGATTTTCCATCCGTTCAGATGCCGTTTGAATGGTTGGTTCAGTTGGTACCTCCACTAAAAACTAGGGCTTTTTCCATCTCTTCTTCTCACTCAGCTCATCCAAATCAAGTGCATTTAACAGTTAGTGTGGTGGCGTGGACAACACCTTATAAGAGGAAGCGCACAGGTCTTTGCTCGCCATGGCTAGCTGAACTTGATCCTCAAAAAA GTGTCCTCATACCAGCATGGTTTCAAAAAGGTTCTCTTCCTTCCCCTCCACCTTCACTACCTCTCATTCTAGTTGGACCTGGCACAGGATGTGCACCTTTTCGTGGGTTTGTGGAGGAAAGAGCCCTTCAGAGTCAATCCGGTCCAACTGCTCCCATTCTTTTCTTCTTTGGTTGTAGAAATGAAGATAATGACTTCTTATACCGAGATTTTTGGTTGTTCCATTCACAAAAGGGTGGAGTCCTTTCTGAAGAAAAAGGTGGTGGCTTTTTTGCTGCCTTCTCCAGAAACCAGCAACAGAAGGTTTATGTGCAGCATAAAATGAGAGAAGCAAGCTTTAAGATATGGAATCTATTAACCGAGGGGGCAGCTGTGTATGTCGCAGGCTCTGCCAATAAAATGCCTTCTGATGTGCTGTTGGCATTTGAAGAAATTGTATCTAAAGAAGGCGGGGTTCCAAAGGACACTGCAGTGAGGTGGCTTAGGGCATTGGAAAAGGCAGGCAAGTATCATGTTGAGGCATGGTCTTGA
- the LOC129872320 gene encoding NADPH-dependent diflavin oxidoreductase 1 isoform X2, translating into MPFEWLVQLVPPLKTRAFSISSSHSAHPNQVHLTVSVVAWTTPYKRKRTGLCSPWLAELDPQKSVLIPAWFQKGSLPSPPPSLPLILVGPGTGCAPFRGFVEERALQSQSGPTAPILFFFGCRNEDNDFLYRDFWLFHSQKGGVLSEEKGGGFFAAFSRNQQQKVYVQHKMREASFKIWNLLTEGAAVYVAGSANKMPSDVLLAFEEIVSKEGGVPKDTAVRWLRALEKAGKYHVEAWS; encoded by the exons ATGCCGTTTGAATGGTTGGTTCAGTTGGTACCTCCACTAAAAACTAGGGCTTTTTCCATCTCTTCTTCTCACTCAGCTCATCCAAATCAAGTGCATTTAACAGTTAGTGTGGTGGCGTGGACAACACCTTATAAGAGGAAGCGCACAGGTCTTTGCTCGCCATGGCTAGCTGAACTTGATCCTCAAAAAA GTGTCCTCATACCAGCATGGTTTCAAAAAGGTTCTCTTCCTTCCCCTCCACCTTCACTACCTCTCATTCTAGTTGGACCTGGCACAGGATGTGCACCTTTTCGTGGGTTTGTGGAGGAAAGAGCCCTTCAGAGTCAATCCGGTCCAACTGCTCCCATTCTTTTCTTCTTTGGTTGTAGAAATGAAGATAATGACTTCTTATACCGAGATTTTTGGTTGTTCCATTCACAAAAGGGTGGAGTCCTTTCTGAAGAAAAAGGTGGTGGCTTTTTTGCTGCCTTCTCCAGAAACCAGCAACAGAAGGTTTATGTGCAGCATAAAATGAGAGAAGCAAGCTTTAAGATATGGAATCTATTAACCGAGGGGGCAGCTGTGTATGTCGCAGGCTCTGCCAATAAAATGCCTTCTGATGTGCTGTTGGCATTTGAAGAAATTGTATCTAAAGAAGGCGGGGTTCCAAAGGACACTGCAGTGAGGTGGCTTAGGGCATTGGAAAAGGCAGGCAAGTATCATGTTGAGGCATGGTCTTGA
- the LOC129872321 gene encoding uncharacterized protein LOC129872321, which translates to MGLFGRKFKASKVTTLANLAISRISILKKQHQVRCSLALSDVTQLLHLGRHEDALHRVEFVIKEQNTVDALLMMERYCHLLIEKRVLIKTKGECPEELAEAISSLIYAASRWGEFPELHELREIFTSRYGNEFASQCVELRNNCSVQPKMIPKLSKWHTGSGKRRDMLNDIAADCGINLCVKDETCQISESKPEVNSENGCAKDEEGS; encoded by the exons ATGGGACTatttggaagaaaattcaaGGCATCAAAAGTTACAACACTGGCTAACCTTGCCATCTCAAGGATTTCCATTCTGAAAAAACAACACCAGGTTAGGTGCTCACTTGCCCTTTCTGATGTTACTCAACTACTACATCTTGGTCGCCATGAAGATGCTCTTCATCGA GTCGAATTTGTTATCAAGGAACAGAACACTGTAGATGCACTTTTAATGATGGAAAGGTATTGTCATCTCCTAATAGAAAAAAGGGTGCTCATAAAAACTAAAGG GGAATGTCCTGAGGAGCTAGCAGAGGCAATCTCAAGCTTGATTTATGCAGCTTCAAGATGGGGAGAATTCCCAGAGCTGCATGAACTTCGTGAGATTTTCACCTCAAGATATGGGAATGAATTTGCGTCTCAATGTGTTGAATTAAGAAATAATTGTAGCGTGCAGCCAAAG ATGATACCTAAGCTATCAAAATGGCACACGGGTTCAGGGAAAAGACGCGATATGCTTAATGATATTGCTGCTGATTGTGGTATCAATTTGTGTGTAAAGGATGAGACTTGTCAGATATCAGAATCAAAGCCAGAGGTTAACAGCGAAAATGGATGTGCTAAAG ATGAAGAGGGATCTTAA